The following is a genomic window from Streptomyces chrestomyceticus JCM 4735.
ACGACCGGCAGTTGCAGACCGATCAGCGCGAACACCGACGACTCCAGCACGAAGGAGACCATCTTCCACACGGCCTCCTCCTGGAGCCGCGTCTCGAAGTCGACCTGCCAGGAGCGGTGCCCGAGGTAGAGCGCGACCACGACGACCGCCAGCACACCGGACGCCCCGAATTCCTCGGCCACCTGGTACGCCACGAACGGGATGAGCAGCGACAGGGTGTTCTCCAGCAGCGGCGCGTCCCGCAGCCGGCAGCGCAGCCAGTGCAGCGGAATCATCAGCACCACCCCGACGCCGATGCCGCCGAGCGCCGCGACCGCGAACTCGCGGATGCCGTCGGTCCAGGTCGCGCCCACCCCCGCGGCGGCGGCCACCGCCACCTTGTACGCGGTGATCGCGGTGGCGTCGTTGACCAGCGACTCGCCCTGGAGGATGGTCGTGATCCGGTTCGGCAGGCGCAGTCTGCGGGCGATGGCGGTGGCGGCCACCGCGTCCGGCGGCGCGATCACCGCACCGAGGACGAGCGCCGACGCCAGCGGCAGGTCCGGGACGACGAGGTAGGCGACGTACCCGACGGCGACCGTCGCGAAGAGCACGTAGCCGACCGACAGCAGCGCCACCGGCCGCAGGTTGGCCCGCAGGTCCAGGTAGGAGCTCTCCAGCGCCGCGGTGTGCAGCAGCGGGGGCAGCAGGAGCGGCAGCACGATGTGCGGATCGAGCGTGTAGTCCGGTACGCCCGGGATGTAGGCCGCCGCCAGGCCGGTGGCGACGAGCAGCAGTGGCGCCGGTACGGGTGTGCGCCGGGCGGCCCCGGCGACCGCCGCGCTCCCCGCGACCAGCAGCAGTAGTGGCATCACGTCCATCGGTCCCGACCGTCCTGTCCTGTTCCACCGTGGCCGGCCCGTGCCGCCCCCGGTCGCCGTCGCGGCCGCCTGTGCCACGCCCGCTCGGGCGATCTAACCTGGCAATCATGAGCGAGTGCCCGCATGTTCCCGATCTGCCGCGCCCCGAGCCCGCCGCGCTGAGCGCCACCTGCCCCGAGTGCGAGGCGGTCGGCAGCCACCCCGTACAACTGCGGCTGTGTCTGGTGTGCGGCCATGTCGGCTGCTGCGACTCCTCGCCGTTCCGGCACGCGACGGCGCACTTCGCGGCGACCGGCCACGCGGTGATGCGCTCGTACGAGCCGGGTGAGAGCTGGCGGTGGTGTTTCGTCGACGAGACCGTCGTCTGAGCCGGCGCGGCGACCACCGACCGAGCCGCGACCGAGACCGTAGACCGGACCGACCGTCCGTGAGAGCCGACGGGCCCCCGTCCGCGCGGCCACCGTGCCGCCTTCCGTCCCCTTTGGGCGCCTTGCACAGGCCCGGTCCGCCGGGATCACCGCACCCCGGGGCCG
Proteins encoded in this region:
- a CDS encoding Na+/H+ antiporter, yielding MDVMPLLLLVAGSAAVAGAARRTPVPAPLLLVATGLAAAYIPGVPDYTLDPHIVLPLLLPPLLHTAALESSYLDLRANLRPVALLSVGYVLFATVAVGYVAYLVVPDLPLASALVLGAVIAPPDAVAATAIARRLRLPNRITTILQGESLVNDATAITAYKVAVAAAAGVGATWTDGIREFAVAALGGIGVGVVLMIPLHWLRCRLRDAPLLENTLSLLIPFVAYQVAEEFGASGVLAVVVVALYLGHRSWQVDFETRLQEEAVWKMVSFVLESSVFALIGLQLPVVLRGLGEFSGAEAAWYALVVFVVVVLTRFVWVFPATFLPRLLSERIRTREPGTTWKAPVIVGWAGMRGVVSLAIAFSIPVTVQDSGDGFPARNLVLFLTFTTVIGTLAVQGLTLPPLIRALRLPPRDVQGETLAEAQAQNEASRAAEQRLAELLEDERNALPGPLADRLRTVMERRRNAVWERLGTVHEVTGESADDTYRRLAREMIDAERRVFVRLRDERRIDDEMMSVLLKRLDLEEAAAYREGAD
- a CDS encoding UBP-type zinc finger domain-containing protein; the protein is MSECPHVPDLPRPEPAALSATCPECEAVGSHPVQLRLCLVCGHVGCCDSSPFRHATAHFAATGHAVMRSYEPGESWRWCFVDETVV